From Streptomyces sp. NBC_00370, a single genomic window includes:
- a CDS encoding GNAT family N-acetyltransferase → MADDGMTEISPADAADAAVIARIHLTSRVATMPYLPPQTRGHDEVARWIEDVVLPSCRTWVAVRAGEVVGYAALEGDMLEHLYLRPEARRRGIGTLLLDQVRRHSPDGVSLRVFQQNTDARAFYELHGFTVLDTNDGRRNMENLPDMTLRWSPDGAR, encoded by the coding sequence GTGGCTGACGACGGCATGACAGAGATCAGCCCCGCGGACGCGGCAGACGCGGCGGTGATCGCCCGCATCCACCTGACGTCCCGGGTGGCGACCATGCCGTATCTGCCCCCGCAGACGCGCGGTCACGACGAGGTCGCCCGGTGGATCGAGGATGTCGTGCTCCCGTCGTGCCGCACATGGGTGGCGGTGCGCGCCGGCGAGGTCGTCGGCTACGCCGCCCTTGAGGGGGACATGCTTGAACACCTCTACCTACGACCGGAAGCCCGCCGCAGGGGCATCGGCACGCTCCTGCTCGACCAGGTCAGACGGCACAGCCCCGACGGGGTGTCGCTGAGGGTCTTCCAGCAGAACACCGATGCCCGCGCGTTCTACGAACTCCACGGCTTCACGGTCCTCGACACCAACGACGGCCGCCGGAACATGGAGAACCTGCCCGACATGACGCTGCGCTGGAGCCCGGACGGCG
- a CDS encoding FAD-binding oxidoreductase: protein MDNPDDLLTRLRSALPEEALITDPDVMASYAHDMASFCAAGAPAVVVLPRTVEQVQHVMRTATALRVPVVPQGARTGLSGAANASDGCVVLSLVKMDRILEINAVDRIAVVEPGVVNATLSRAAGELGLCYPPDPSSWETCTIGGNIGTASGGLCCVKYGVTAEYVLGLDVVLADGRLLSTGRRTAKGVAGYDLTRLFVGSEGSLGVVVKAVLALKPAPPRQLALAAEFPSAAAACDAICRIMEGGHTPSLLELMDRTTVRAVNALAGMGLPETTEALLLAAFDTTDPAADLAAVGALCTAAGATEVVPADNAAESDLLLQARRLALPALEAVTGTTMIDDVCVPRSRLGDMLEGIDAVARKYGLTIGVCAHAGDGNTHPTVCFDPTDPDESRRARESFDEIMALGLALGGTITGEHGVGVLKKEWLSRELGPVGLEMQRGIKQTFDPLGLLNPGKLF, encoded by the coding sequence ATGGACAATCCTGACGATCTGCTCACCCGACTCCGGTCGGCCCTGCCCGAAGAGGCCCTGATCACCGATCCGGACGTCATGGCCTCGTACGCGCACGACATGGCGAGCTTCTGCGCGGCGGGCGCCCCCGCCGTGGTCGTCCTGCCCCGTACGGTCGAACAGGTCCAGCACGTCATGCGCACCGCGACCGCCCTGCGCGTCCCGGTCGTCCCGCAGGGCGCGCGTACCGGTCTGTCCGGCGCGGCGAACGCGTCCGACGGATGCGTCGTCCTGTCCCTGGTGAAGATGGACCGGATCCTGGAGATCAACGCGGTCGACCGGATCGCCGTGGTCGAGCCGGGCGTCGTCAACGCCACGCTCTCGCGCGCGGCCGGCGAGCTGGGGCTGTGCTACCCGCCCGACCCGTCGAGCTGGGAGACCTGCACGATCGGCGGCAACATCGGCACCGCGTCCGGCGGGCTGTGCTGCGTCAAGTACGGCGTGACCGCCGAGTACGTCCTCGGCCTGGACGTCGTCCTCGCCGACGGCCGCCTCCTCAGCACGGGTCGGCGCACCGCCAAGGGCGTGGCGGGGTACGACCTGACGCGGCTTTTCGTCGGCTCGGAAGGCAGCCTCGGCGTCGTGGTCAAGGCCGTCCTGGCCCTGAAGCCGGCCCCGCCGCGGCAACTGGCCCTCGCGGCGGAGTTCCCCTCGGCCGCTGCCGCCTGCGACGCGATCTGCCGGATCATGGAGGGCGGCCACACGCCGTCCCTGCTGGAGCTGATGGACCGTACGACGGTCCGCGCCGTCAACGCGCTGGCCGGTATGGGCCTGCCGGAGACCACCGAGGCCCTGCTCCTCGCGGCCTTCGACACCACGGACCCGGCGGCCGACCTGGCGGCCGTGGGCGCACTGTGCACGGCGGCAGGCGCGACGGAAGTGGTCCCGGCCGACAACGCAGCCGAGTCGGACCTGCTCCTCCAGGCGCGGCGGCTCGCCCTGCCGGCCCTGGAGGCCGTGACCGGCACGACCATGATCGACGACGTGTGCGTACCGCGCTCACGCCTCGGCGACATGCTGGAGGGCATCGACGCCGTCGCCCGCAAATACGGGCTGACCATCGGCGTCTGCGCCCACGCGGGCGACGGCAACACCCACCCCACCGTCTGCTTCGACCCCACCGACCCGGACGAGTCCCGCCGCGCACGCGAGTCGTTCGACGAGATCATGGCCCTCGGCCTGGCGCTGGGCGGCACGATCACGGGCGAACACGGCGTCGGCGTCCTGAAGAAGGAGTGGCTGTCCCGCGAACTGGGCCCGGTGGGGCTGGAGATGCAACGAGGCATCAAGCAGACCTTCGACCCGCTGGGCCTGCTGAACCCGGGCAAACTCTTCTGA